From the Cohaesibacter sp. ES.047 genome, the window GCGCCAGGCCACATAAGCGCCGTCTACTGATCGTCCTGCCAGTTGCGCCTTGCGCGCCAGAAGGTGGTTGAATCGGCATAGCCGAGGGTTTCGGCGATGCGGTTCTTCTTGATCTTCGCCTCCAACAGGTGATCCATCACGGAATGGCGGTGGCTCTCGATCAGGGAGCGCAACGAGGTGCCCTCTTCGGCGAGGCGTCTTTGCAAGGTTCTCGGTGAGGTTTTCAATTCAGCGGCGATTTCACCAAGGGTTATGCGCTTGTGCGCTATGTGGATGTCAATATAGGACCGAACCTTGTTGGAAAACGACAAGGTGCCATCGACTTCGCCGATGATGTCGGAGAGGTGACGCTCGATGATGGTTGTCAACGCAGGATCCTCGACCCGGTAGCGCTTGTCTGCCTCTTCTCGATCAAAGATGATCCGGTTGCTCGATTGACCGAAGACGAGCGGGGCGTGAAACAGTTTTTCCAATTCCTTCAAGCCGCTTGGTTCGCCATGTTCGAAATGGATCTCCAGCGGCGTCCAGTCAGGATCGAAGAAGGAGCGAACCATCTGCAGCGTCGTCGAGATAGTAAACTCGCTATCCTGCCTGCGCGGCCAGATGCTCTCATCTGCGATGCGGTAGTTCCAGATAAGCTCGTCGCCATCTTCCAGCAGCCCGCTCGACGTGGCACCCTGAAGCGACTGGACGTTTGACGTCACCCGTTCAAACGCGCGGCGTATGGTCGATGACATGGAGAAGAGAAGCCCGGCCGGACCGAGGTCTCCCGGCTTGGTGCCAAGACCCAGCATGGCACCGAGGTGACGTTCCTTGATCAGGGTCGCGGCATCCTCGAACAGAGCGACATAGCGCGACATGGACACCCGCGCGTAAGGGTCCTCAAGCTGAGAGCGCAAGATCCCGTGCAGGGCAAGCAGGATGTCGCCTTTGCCCCAGGTGGTGTCAATCTGCTGCACCAGCGGCAGAAGCACGGATGCGCGTACGGAGGGTAGTCCAGACATGATGCGCCTCGCCTGATCGCTTATTCGGTCCCTTTCGCGGCCTTCGGGATCCCTTTGGCGCAGTCTATCGGATTTCTGGCACATTTAAAGTCGTTTGCGTTAGCTCCGGCGTTACTGGTCCTCGGTCGCCTGATGTCCATCGCGCCAGTTGAGATAGGTGGCGCGGATCTGACGGGCAACGACGAACACGATGATGGCAAAGATGATCGCAGCGATTGGACGGTTGACGAAATCCAGCGGGCCGTCAATGCGCGGCATGGCGCTGCGCAGTTTCACTTCCATGATATTGCCCAGCACCATGCCCAGAATGATTGGCACGATCGGCTGATCGAGGCGGCGCAGGATGACGCCCAGAACACCAAACCCCGCTGCGATGATGCAGTCATTGATGGAGTTGCGAAGGGTGTAGACGCCAACGAACCCGAGCAGGAAGATGAAGACCCCAAGCAGCCGCGTCGGGATCTGCAGAACCTTCAAAAGCAGGTTCGTTGTGCTCAACAGGAACAGGAAGACGATGATATTGATGGCGAACAGCGCAATATAGAGCGCCATCACGAAATCCATGTGGCTCTGGAACAGCTGCGGACCGGGAACGACGTTGTGAACGTAGAAGACGGACAGCATCATTGCCGTCAGTGCCTCGCCCGGGATGCCTAGGGCAAGAAGGGGAATGGTCGCAGCAACGGGAACCGCGTTGTTGGCCGATTCCGAAGCGATCAGCCCTTCAGCTGAGCCTTTGCCAAACTCTTCAGGTGTCGCAGATGTCCGGCGGGCATAGGTGTAGGACAGAAACTGTGCAGTGAATTCTCCGACGCCGGGCATGATCCCCATGACGGTGCCGCATCCGGCGGCAAAGGAGGCAATTCGCTTGTGGCGCAGTATCTCGCCCAAGCCGCCAAAGAGCGAGCCCTTGATCGGCTCGGGTTTAAAGTCCTCGTCCTTGTCGACCAGCAAGACAAAGGCCTGACTGAGAGCAAAGAGCCCGGTTGTCACCACGATCAGATCAACGCCCGAGACCAACCACGATTGCCCGAAGGTGAAGCGCATGGTGTAGCTTGTCGTATCCAGACCAATGGTGCTGAGAAAAATGCCAAAGGCGGTGAGCATGCCTGCGGCGAGCATTTGGTTCTGATGGGCAAAGACCACCATGATGACGCCGAGCAGGGCGGCAAGAAAGATCTCCCGACTGCCAAATTGCGGTGCGATCCAGGCGAGCACGGGCGCCATGAGCACAAAGCAGGCAATCGAGAAAAGACCGCCGAAAAGAGAGGCGCTATAGGCCAGCTTCAACGCGCGTCCCGCCTCGCCCTTCTGGGTCAGGGGATAGCCATCATAGGTGGTCAGAGCATTGACCGGTGTTCCGGGCGTGTTGATCAGGATTGCCGGCAGTGCGCCGCCATACATGGACGAGCCGTAGATGCCAAGCAGCATGGTCAGGCCGACCAGAGGAGGCAGGGCAAAACTGACGGGCAGCAGAATGGCGATCGCGATGGGCGGGCCGACACCCGGAATGGCGCCGATGATGACGCCGCCCACCGATCCGATGACAACGGCTGCCAAGACCTGCCAATTCAGCAGCAAATCCAATCCGCCTAGAAACGCTTCCATCGGGATTTCCTTTATTGGAGGAACACTGATCGCATCATAGATAGGTGAGCATGAAGGGGCGCACCTGAGATGGCAGATAATTGTAGATCTCGCCACCCGGAATCTGGGCGCCGATGAAGGATTTGAAGACAACAACCGTCAGCAAACCCGCCACAGCAGCGATCAGAATGCCTTCGCGCTTATAGCCGACGCGCCATGCAAGCAACGCCCCGAAGGCGATGGACGTGGGCAGATAGCCAAGCTTTGGCACCAGAAAGACATAGGCAATGAACCAGCCTGCAAATTCGAGGCTGCGCAGCCAGACCATCACTTCTTTCCATCGCCCCTCTTTTTCTTCCGAGACAAAGGCGCTGATGACGTTGAGGCTTGAGAACAGAAGCATCGAGCCGATGGCAATCGATGGCCAGAAGCCCGGCTGAGCGGGCAACGGCTTGCCTTCGATCCACGTTATCTGACTACCCAGACTGGCGAACAACGCAATCGAAATTGCGAAGATCAGAATGGAAAAGGCAAAATCACCGGACC encodes:
- a CDS encoding tripartite tricarboxylate transporter TctB family protein, with product MGQSTAAARNRPLVRSSRVARVRTARIYNRYKRYAVPRLRVMKPVFTRYHGPVIEQFRSISPLFVRDHRSGDFAFSILIFAISIALFASLGSQITWIEGKPLPAQPGFWPSIAIGSMLLFSSLNVISAFVSEEKEGRWKEVMVWLRSLEFAGWFIAYVFLVPKLGYLPTSIAFGALLAWRVGYKREGILIAAVAGLLTVVVFKSFIGAQIPGGEIYNYLPSQVRPFMLTYL
- a CDS encoding tripartite tricarboxylate transporter permease — encoded protein: MEAFLGGLDLLLNWQVLAAVVIGSVGGVIIGAIPGVGPPIAIAILLPVSFALPPLVGLTMLLGIYGSSMYGGALPAILINTPGTPVNALTTYDGYPLTQKGEAGRALKLAYSASLFGGLFSIACFVLMAPVLAWIAPQFGSREIFLAALLGVIMVVFAHQNQMLAAGMLTAFGIFLSTIGLDTTSYTMRFTFGQSWLVSGVDLIVVTTGLFALSQAFVLLVDKDEDFKPEPIKGSLFGGLGEILRHKRIASFAAGCGTVMGIMPGVGEFTAQFLSYTYARRTSATPEEFGKGSAEGLIASESANNAVPVAATIPLLALGIPGEALTAMMLSVFYVHNVVPGPQLFQSHMDFVMALYIALFAINIIVFLFLLSTTNLLLKVLQIPTRLLGVFIFLLGFVGVYTLRNSINDCIIAAGFGVLGVILRRLDQPIVPIILGMVLGNIMEVKLRSAMPRIDGPLDFVNRPIAAIIFAIIVFVVARQIRATYLNWRDGHQATEDQ
- a CDS encoding AraC family transcriptional regulator is translated as MSGLPSVRASVLLPLVQQIDTTWGKGDILLALHGILRSQLEDPYARVSMSRYVALFEDAATLIKERHLGAMLGLGTKPGDLGPAGLLFSMSSTIRRAFERVTSNVQSLQGATSSGLLEDGDELIWNYRIADESIWPRRQDSEFTISTTLQMVRSFFDPDWTPLEIHFEHGEPSGLKELEKLFHAPLVFGQSSNRIIFDREEADKRYRVEDPALTTIIERHLSDIIGEVDGTLSFSNKVRSYIDIHIAHKRITLGEIAAELKTSPRTLQRRLAEEGTSLRSLIESHRHSVMDHLLEAKIKKNRIAETLGYADSTTFWRARRNWQDDQ